The following are encoded in a window of Labrus bergylta chromosome 16, fLabBer1.1, whole genome shotgun sequence genomic DNA:
- the rhbdf1a gene encoding inactive rhomboid protein 1 isoform X2, with translation MAEPRRESTSSLQRKKPPWLRLDIPTAQMSLDEPPTFVQPMKRQGFLRSISMPVETSHLQSPPRDLFDTRRPVLQRQSSITQTIKSRRVHFERINTVPIKGQRAARRGTRKHHSLSRTLLRGTADWFGVSKDGDASQKWQRKSLRHCSLRYGKLKPQVIREMDLPSQDNISLTSTETPPPLYVPSSQHGMQKIVDPLARGRAFRMVEEVDGYSVPQTPITPGAASLCSFTSSRSGLNRLPRRRKRESVAKMSFRAAAALVKGRSLRESTIRRAQRRSFTPASFMDEDMVDFPDELDTSFFARDILMQEELSTYTDEVFESPSEAAMKDVEPSGKKDETELTGSALDKSELERSHLMLPLERGWRKAKEGTPGPPKVPLRQEVVSVTGQRRGQRIVVPVKKLFAREKRPYGLGMVGKLTNRTYRKRIDSYVKRQIEDMDDHRPFFTYWITFVHLLITILAVCIYGIAPVGFSQHETVDSVLRNKGVYENVKFVQQENFWIGPSSESLIHLGAKFSPCMRQDKQVHDLIREKSAVERNSACCVRNDRSGCLQTSEEECSSTLAVWVKWPKHSSTPKLNGEDRQHGSVCHQDPRICLEPASVSPHEWPDDITKWPICTRYNTGNHTNLPHIDCTITGRPCCIGTKGRCEITSREYCDFMKGYFHEEATLCSQVHCMDDVCGLLPFLNPEIPDQFYRLWLSLFLHAGILHCLVSVAFQMTILRDLEKLAGWLRISIIYIISGITGNLASAIFLPYRAEVGPAGSQFGILACLFVELFQSWQILAQPWRAFTKLLCVVLFLFAFGLLPWIDNFAHISGFISGFFLSFAFLPYISFGRMDLYRKRCQIIVFLLVFVGLFSGLVVLFYVYPIKCDWCELLTCIPFTDKFCEKYDLNAHLH, from the exons ATGGCTGAACCACGGCGGGAGAGCACCAGCAGcctgcagaggaagaaacctcCCTGGCTCAGATTGGACATTCCCACAGCTCAGATGTCACTGGACGAGCCTCCCACGTTTGTTCAG CCGATGAAGAGGCAGGGGTTCCTGCGCAGCATCAGCATGCCAGTGGAGACCTCTCACCTCCAGTCCCCACCCCGGGACCTCTTTGACACCCGGCGACCTGTCTTACAACGCCAGTCATCCATCACTCAGACCATAAAGAG CAGAAGGGTGCACTTTGAGCGGATTAACACGGTGCCTATTAAGGGGCAGCGGGCTGCTCGCCGCGGCACCAGGAAACACCACTCACTCTCCAGAACTCTGCTCAG GGGAACAGCTGACTGGTTCGGGGTCAGTAAAGACGGCGATGCCTCCCAGAAATGGCAGAGGAAAAGCCTGCGCCACTGCAGCCTGCGCTATGGAAAGCTGAAACCGCAGGTGATCCGAGAGATGGATCTGCCCAGCCAGGACAACATCTCCTTAACCAGCACGGAGACCCCGCCTCCTCTCTATGTCCCCTCCTCACAGCATGGCATGCAAAAG ATTGTGGACCCATTGGCGCGAGGACGGGCCTTTCGCATGGTGGAAGAGGTGGATGGCTACAGCGTGCCTCAGACCCCTATAACCCCTGGAGctgcctccctctgctccttcaCCAGCTCCCGCTCAGGTCTCAACCGACTGCCTCGTCGACGGAAGAGGGAGTCAGTGGCCAAGATGAGCTTCAGGGCGGCGGCAGCACTGGTGAAG GGGCGCTCCTTACGGGAGAGCACGATAAGACGGGCCCAAAGACGCAGCTTCACCCCGGCCAGCTTCATGGACGAGGACATGGTCGACTTTCCTGATGAGCTGGACACGTCGTTCTTTGCCAGA GATATTCTGATGCAGGAGGAGTTGTCCACTTACACGGACGAGGTGTTCGAGTCTCCGTCTGAGGCCGCTATGAAAGACGTCGAGCCCAGCGGCAAGAAGGATGAGACGGAGCTGACAGGAAGCGCCCTGGATAAGTCGGAGCTGGAGAGAAGTCATCTCATGCT ACCTCTGGAGCGAGGGTGGCGGAAAGCCAAAGAAGGAACTCCCGGACCACCAAAGGTGCCCTTACGGCAGGAGGTGGTGAGTGTGACTGGACAGCGGCGTGGCCAGCGCATCGTTGTACCTGTCAAGAAGCTTTTCGCCCGAGAAAAGAGGCCCTATGGTTTGGGCATGGTGGGGAAGCTCACAAACCGCACCTACCGCAAGCGCATCGACAGCTATGTGAAGAGGCAGATCGAGGACATGGATGACCACAG gCCTTTTTTTACATACTGGATTACATTTGTCCATTTGCTCATCACCATCCTGGCTGTTTGTATCTATGGTATTGCACCAGTGGGCTTTTCCCAGCATGAGACGGTTGATTCT gTTTTAAGAAACAAAGGTGTGTATGAAAATGTCAAGTTTGTACAGCAGGAGAACTTTTGGATCGGGCCGAGCTCG GAATCTCTGATCCACTTGGGGGCCAAATTCTCTCCGTGCATGCGGCAGGACAAGCAGGTGCACGATCTTATCAGGGAAAAGAGCGCTGTCGAGCGTAACTCCGCCTGCTGTGTGCGGAACGATCGCTCTGGATGCCTCCAAACCTCAGAGGAGGAATGCTCG AGTACTCTAGCTGTGTGGGTGAAGTGGCCCAAGCATTCCAGCACGCCCAAGTTAAATGGTGAAGACAGACAACACGGCTCTGTGTGCCACCAGGATCCGAG GATATGTTTAGAGCCTGCCTCAGTATCACCTCATGAATGGCCGGACGACATCACCAAGTGGCCA ATTTGTACCAGGTACAACACAGGAAACCACACCAACCTGCCTCACATAGACTGTACCATCACAGGCCGACCCTGCTGCATCGGAACCAAAGGGAG gTGTGAAATCACATCTCGGGAGTATTGCGACTTCATGAAGGGCTACTTTCACGAGGAGGCAACACTCTGCTCTCAA GTGCACTGCATGGATGATGTCTGTGGACTGTTGCCATTCCTCAACCCTGAGATCCCAGATCAGTTTTACAGACTCTGGCTGTCACTTTTCCTTCATGCTGG GATCCTTCACTGCCTGGTGTCGGTGGCTTTCCAGATGACCATCCTGAGGGACCTGGAGaagctggctggctggctgcgTATCTCAATCATTTACATCATCAGTGGCATCACTGGCAACTTAGCCTCTGCCATCTTCCTGCCCTACAGAGCAGAG GTGGGGCCAGCCGGCTCTCAGTTCGGGATCCTGGCCTGCCTGTTTGTCGAGTTGTTTCAGAGCTGGCAGATCCTGGCGCAGCCCTGGAGAGCCTTCACCAAGCTGCTGTGTGTGGTGCTCTTCCTCTTTGCCTTTGGGCTCTTGCCCTGGATCGACAACTTTGCCCACATTAGTGGCTTCATCTCCGGTTTCTTCCTGTCCTTCGCCTTCTTACCCTACATCAGTTTCGGCCGCATGGACCTGTACCGCAAACGCTGTCAGATCATCGTCTTCCTGCTGGTGTTTGTCGGGCTCTTCTCAGGCCTCGTGGTGCTCTTCTACGTCTACCCGATCAAGTGCGACTGGTGCGAGTTGCTCACCTGCATCCCCTTCACGGACAAATTCTGCGAGAAGTACGACCTCAACGCTCACCTCCACTGA
- the rhbdf1a gene encoding inactive rhomboid protein 1 isoform X1 produces the protein MAEPRRESTSSLQRKKPPWLRLDIPTAQMSLDEPPTFVQPMKRQGFLRSISMPVETSHLQSPPRDLFDTRRPVLQRQSSITQTIKSSRRVHFERINTVPIKGQRAARRGTRKHHSLSRTLLRGTADWFGVSKDGDASQKWQRKSLRHCSLRYGKLKPQVIREMDLPSQDNISLTSTETPPPLYVPSSQHGMQKIVDPLARGRAFRMVEEVDGYSVPQTPITPGAASLCSFTSSRSGLNRLPRRRKRESVAKMSFRAAAALVKGRSLRESTIRRAQRRSFTPASFMDEDMVDFPDELDTSFFARDILMQEELSTYTDEVFESPSEAAMKDVEPSGKKDETELTGSALDKSELERSHLMLPLERGWRKAKEGTPGPPKVPLRQEVVSVTGQRRGQRIVVPVKKLFAREKRPYGLGMVGKLTNRTYRKRIDSYVKRQIEDMDDHRPFFTYWITFVHLLITILAVCIYGIAPVGFSQHETVDSVLRNKGVYENVKFVQQENFWIGPSSESLIHLGAKFSPCMRQDKQVHDLIREKSAVERNSACCVRNDRSGCLQTSEEECSSTLAVWVKWPKHSSTPKLNGEDRQHGSVCHQDPRICLEPASVSPHEWPDDITKWPICTRYNTGNHTNLPHIDCTITGRPCCIGTKGRCEITSREYCDFMKGYFHEEATLCSQVHCMDDVCGLLPFLNPEIPDQFYRLWLSLFLHAGILHCLVSVAFQMTILRDLEKLAGWLRISIIYIISGITGNLASAIFLPYRAEVGPAGSQFGILACLFVELFQSWQILAQPWRAFTKLLCVVLFLFAFGLLPWIDNFAHISGFISGFFLSFAFLPYISFGRMDLYRKRCQIIVFLLVFVGLFSGLVVLFYVYPIKCDWCELLTCIPFTDKFCEKYDLNAHLH, from the exons ATGGCTGAACCACGGCGGGAGAGCACCAGCAGcctgcagaggaagaaacctcCCTGGCTCAGATTGGACATTCCCACAGCTCAGATGTCACTGGACGAGCCTCCCACGTTTGTTCAG CCGATGAAGAGGCAGGGGTTCCTGCGCAGCATCAGCATGCCAGTGGAGACCTCTCACCTCCAGTCCCCACCCCGGGACCTCTTTGACACCCGGCGACCTGTCTTACAACGCCAGTCATCCATCACTCAGACCATAAAGAG CAGCAGAAGGGTGCACTTTGAGCGGATTAACACGGTGCCTATTAAGGGGCAGCGGGCTGCTCGCCGCGGCACCAGGAAACACCACTCACTCTCCAGAACTCTGCTCAG GGGAACAGCTGACTGGTTCGGGGTCAGTAAAGACGGCGATGCCTCCCAGAAATGGCAGAGGAAAAGCCTGCGCCACTGCAGCCTGCGCTATGGAAAGCTGAAACCGCAGGTGATCCGAGAGATGGATCTGCCCAGCCAGGACAACATCTCCTTAACCAGCACGGAGACCCCGCCTCCTCTCTATGTCCCCTCCTCACAGCATGGCATGCAAAAG ATTGTGGACCCATTGGCGCGAGGACGGGCCTTTCGCATGGTGGAAGAGGTGGATGGCTACAGCGTGCCTCAGACCCCTATAACCCCTGGAGctgcctccctctgctccttcaCCAGCTCCCGCTCAGGTCTCAACCGACTGCCTCGTCGACGGAAGAGGGAGTCAGTGGCCAAGATGAGCTTCAGGGCGGCGGCAGCACTGGTGAAG GGGCGCTCCTTACGGGAGAGCACGATAAGACGGGCCCAAAGACGCAGCTTCACCCCGGCCAGCTTCATGGACGAGGACATGGTCGACTTTCCTGATGAGCTGGACACGTCGTTCTTTGCCAGA GATATTCTGATGCAGGAGGAGTTGTCCACTTACACGGACGAGGTGTTCGAGTCTCCGTCTGAGGCCGCTATGAAAGACGTCGAGCCCAGCGGCAAGAAGGATGAGACGGAGCTGACAGGAAGCGCCCTGGATAAGTCGGAGCTGGAGAGAAGTCATCTCATGCT ACCTCTGGAGCGAGGGTGGCGGAAAGCCAAAGAAGGAACTCCCGGACCACCAAAGGTGCCCTTACGGCAGGAGGTGGTGAGTGTGACTGGACAGCGGCGTGGCCAGCGCATCGTTGTACCTGTCAAGAAGCTTTTCGCCCGAGAAAAGAGGCCCTATGGTTTGGGCATGGTGGGGAAGCTCACAAACCGCACCTACCGCAAGCGCATCGACAGCTATGTGAAGAGGCAGATCGAGGACATGGATGACCACAG gCCTTTTTTTACATACTGGATTACATTTGTCCATTTGCTCATCACCATCCTGGCTGTTTGTATCTATGGTATTGCACCAGTGGGCTTTTCCCAGCATGAGACGGTTGATTCT gTTTTAAGAAACAAAGGTGTGTATGAAAATGTCAAGTTTGTACAGCAGGAGAACTTTTGGATCGGGCCGAGCTCG GAATCTCTGATCCACTTGGGGGCCAAATTCTCTCCGTGCATGCGGCAGGACAAGCAGGTGCACGATCTTATCAGGGAAAAGAGCGCTGTCGAGCGTAACTCCGCCTGCTGTGTGCGGAACGATCGCTCTGGATGCCTCCAAACCTCAGAGGAGGAATGCTCG AGTACTCTAGCTGTGTGGGTGAAGTGGCCCAAGCATTCCAGCACGCCCAAGTTAAATGGTGAAGACAGACAACACGGCTCTGTGTGCCACCAGGATCCGAG GATATGTTTAGAGCCTGCCTCAGTATCACCTCATGAATGGCCGGACGACATCACCAAGTGGCCA ATTTGTACCAGGTACAACACAGGAAACCACACCAACCTGCCTCACATAGACTGTACCATCACAGGCCGACCCTGCTGCATCGGAACCAAAGGGAG gTGTGAAATCACATCTCGGGAGTATTGCGACTTCATGAAGGGCTACTTTCACGAGGAGGCAACACTCTGCTCTCAA GTGCACTGCATGGATGATGTCTGTGGACTGTTGCCATTCCTCAACCCTGAGATCCCAGATCAGTTTTACAGACTCTGGCTGTCACTTTTCCTTCATGCTGG GATCCTTCACTGCCTGGTGTCGGTGGCTTTCCAGATGACCATCCTGAGGGACCTGGAGaagctggctggctggctgcgTATCTCAATCATTTACATCATCAGTGGCATCACTGGCAACTTAGCCTCTGCCATCTTCCTGCCCTACAGAGCAGAG GTGGGGCCAGCCGGCTCTCAGTTCGGGATCCTGGCCTGCCTGTTTGTCGAGTTGTTTCAGAGCTGGCAGATCCTGGCGCAGCCCTGGAGAGCCTTCACCAAGCTGCTGTGTGTGGTGCTCTTCCTCTTTGCCTTTGGGCTCTTGCCCTGGATCGACAACTTTGCCCACATTAGTGGCTTCATCTCCGGTTTCTTCCTGTCCTTCGCCTTCTTACCCTACATCAGTTTCGGCCGCATGGACCTGTACCGCAAACGCTGTCAGATCATCGTCTTCCTGCTGGTGTTTGTCGGGCTCTTCTCAGGCCTCGTGGTGCTCTTCTACGTCTACCCGATCAAGTGCGACTGGTGCGAGTTGCTCACCTGCATCCCCTTCACGGACAAATTCTGCGAGAAGTACGACCTCAACGCTCACCTCCACTGA
- the rhbdf1a gene encoding inactive rhomboid protein 1 isoform X3, translating to MAEPRRESTSSLQRKKPPWLRLDIPTAQMSLDEPPTFVQPMKRQGFLRSISMPVETSHLQSPPRDLFDTRRPVLQRQSSITQTIKRGTADWFGVSKDGDASQKWQRKSLRHCSLRYGKLKPQVIREMDLPSQDNISLTSTETPPPLYVPSSQHGMQKIVDPLARGRAFRMVEEVDGYSVPQTPITPGAASLCSFTSSRSGLNRLPRRRKRESVAKMSFRAAAALVKGRSLRESTIRRAQRRSFTPASFMDEDMVDFPDELDTSFFARDILMQEELSTYTDEVFESPSEAAMKDVEPSGKKDETELTGSALDKSELERSHLMLPLERGWRKAKEGTPGPPKVPLRQEVVSVTGQRRGQRIVVPVKKLFAREKRPYGLGMVGKLTNRTYRKRIDSYVKRQIEDMDDHRPFFTYWITFVHLLITILAVCIYGIAPVGFSQHETVDSVLRNKGVYENVKFVQQENFWIGPSSESLIHLGAKFSPCMRQDKQVHDLIREKSAVERNSACCVRNDRSGCLQTSEEECSSTLAVWVKWPKHSSTPKLNGEDRQHGSVCHQDPRICLEPASVSPHEWPDDITKWPICTRYNTGNHTNLPHIDCTITGRPCCIGTKGRCEITSREYCDFMKGYFHEEATLCSQVHCMDDVCGLLPFLNPEIPDQFYRLWLSLFLHAGILHCLVSVAFQMTILRDLEKLAGWLRISIIYIISGITGNLASAIFLPYRAEVGPAGSQFGILACLFVELFQSWQILAQPWRAFTKLLCVVLFLFAFGLLPWIDNFAHISGFISGFFLSFAFLPYISFGRMDLYRKRCQIIVFLLVFVGLFSGLVVLFYVYPIKCDWCELLTCIPFTDKFCEKYDLNAHLH from the exons ATGGCTGAACCACGGCGGGAGAGCACCAGCAGcctgcagaggaagaaacctcCCTGGCTCAGATTGGACATTCCCACAGCTCAGATGTCACTGGACGAGCCTCCCACGTTTGTTCAG CCGATGAAGAGGCAGGGGTTCCTGCGCAGCATCAGCATGCCAGTGGAGACCTCTCACCTCCAGTCCCCACCCCGGGACCTCTTTGACACCCGGCGACCTGTCTTACAACGCCAGTCATCCATCACTCAGACCATAAAGAG GGGAACAGCTGACTGGTTCGGGGTCAGTAAAGACGGCGATGCCTCCCAGAAATGGCAGAGGAAAAGCCTGCGCCACTGCAGCCTGCGCTATGGAAAGCTGAAACCGCAGGTGATCCGAGAGATGGATCTGCCCAGCCAGGACAACATCTCCTTAACCAGCACGGAGACCCCGCCTCCTCTCTATGTCCCCTCCTCACAGCATGGCATGCAAAAG ATTGTGGACCCATTGGCGCGAGGACGGGCCTTTCGCATGGTGGAAGAGGTGGATGGCTACAGCGTGCCTCAGACCCCTATAACCCCTGGAGctgcctccctctgctccttcaCCAGCTCCCGCTCAGGTCTCAACCGACTGCCTCGTCGACGGAAGAGGGAGTCAGTGGCCAAGATGAGCTTCAGGGCGGCGGCAGCACTGGTGAAG GGGCGCTCCTTACGGGAGAGCACGATAAGACGGGCCCAAAGACGCAGCTTCACCCCGGCCAGCTTCATGGACGAGGACATGGTCGACTTTCCTGATGAGCTGGACACGTCGTTCTTTGCCAGA GATATTCTGATGCAGGAGGAGTTGTCCACTTACACGGACGAGGTGTTCGAGTCTCCGTCTGAGGCCGCTATGAAAGACGTCGAGCCCAGCGGCAAGAAGGATGAGACGGAGCTGACAGGAAGCGCCCTGGATAAGTCGGAGCTGGAGAGAAGTCATCTCATGCT ACCTCTGGAGCGAGGGTGGCGGAAAGCCAAAGAAGGAACTCCCGGACCACCAAAGGTGCCCTTACGGCAGGAGGTGGTGAGTGTGACTGGACAGCGGCGTGGCCAGCGCATCGTTGTACCTGTCAAGAAGCTTTTCGCCCGAGAAAAGAGGCCCTATGGTTTGGGCATGGTGGGGAAGCTCACAAACCGCACCTACCGCAAGCGCATCGACAGCTATGTGAAGAGGCAGATCGAGGACATGGATGACCACAG gCCTTTTTTTACATACTGGATTACATTTGTCCATTTGCTCATCACCATCCTGGCTGTTTGTATCTATGGTATTGCACCAGTGGGCTTTTCCCAGCATGAGACGGTTGATTCT gTTTTAAGAAACAAAGGTGTGTATGAAAATGTCAAGTTTGTACAGCAGGAGAACTTTTGGATCGGGCCGAGCTCG GAATCTCTGATCCACTTGGGGGCCAAATTCTCTCCGTGCATGCGGCAGGACAAGCAGGTGCACGATCTTATCAGGGAAAAGAGCGCTGTCGAGCGTAACTCCGCCTGCTGTGTGCGGAACGATCGCTCTGGATGCCTCCAAACCTCAGAGGAGGAATGCTCG AGTACTCTAGCTGTGTGGGTGAAGTGGCCCAAGCATTCCAGCACGCCCAAGTTAAATGGTGAAGACAGACAACACGGCTCTGTGTGCCACCAGGATCCGAG GATATGTTTAGAGCCTGCCTCAGTATCACCTCATGAATGGCCGGACGACATCACCAAGTGGCCA ATTTGTACCAGGTACAACACAGGAAACCACACCAACCTGCCTCACATAGACTGTACCATCACAGGCCGACCCTGCTGCATCGGAACCAAAGGGAG gTGTGAAATCACATCTCGGGAGTATTGCGACTTCATGAAGGGCTACTTTCACGAGGAGGCAACACTCTGCTCTCAA GTGCACTGCATGGATGATGTCTGTGGACTGTTGCCATTCCTCAACCCTGAGATCCCAGATCAGTTTTACAGACTCTGGCTGTCACTTTTCCTTCATGCTGG GATCCTTCACTGCCTGGTGTCGGTGGCTTTCCAGATGACCATCCTGAGGGACCTGGAGaagctggctggctggctgcgTATCTCAATCATTTACATCATCAGTGGCATCACTGGCAACTTAGCCTCTGCCATCTTCCTGCCCTACAGAGCAGAG GTGGGGCCAGCCGGCTCTCAGTTCGGGATCCTGGCCTGCCTGTTTGTCGAGTTGTTTCAGAGCTGGCAGATCCTGGCGCAGCCCTGGAGAGCCTTCACCAAGCTGCTGTGTGTGGTGCTCTTCCTCTTTGCCTTTGGGCTCTTGCCCTGGATCGACAACTTTGCCCACATTAGTGGCTTCATCTCCGGTTTCTTCCTGTCCTTCGCCTTCTTACCCTACATCAGTTTCGGCCGCATGGACCTGTACCGCAAACGCTGTCAGATCATCGTCTTCCTGCTGGTGTTTGTCGGGCTCTTCTCAGGCCTCGTGGTGCTCTTCTACGTCTACCCGATCAAGTGCGACTGGTGCGAGTTGCTCACCTGCATCCCCTTCACGGACAAATTCTGCGAGAAGTACGACCTCAACGCTCACCTCCACTGA